In Candidatus Roseilinea sp., one DNA window encodes the following:
- the hemG gene encoding flavodoxin: protein MNKGNKVLVAYASKYGSTTEIAERIGQVLVRAGLDVDVLPAEQTGEIERYQAVVLGSGVYAGHWLKGAVAFLEANETALARRPVWLFSSGPTGEGDPVEILDGWRFPHAQQAIADRIQPQDIAVFHGKIDLSTLHLGDKLIIKAVKAKVGDYRDWEAIEAWAGKIAQQLVKPELSASVV from the coding sequence ATGAACAAAGGAAACAAAGTGCTCGTGGCCTACGCGAGCAAATATGGTTCGACCACTGAGATCGCCGAGCGAATCGGCCAGGTGCTCGTACGCGCCGGGTTGGATGTGGATGTGCTCCCTGCCGAGCAAACCGGCGAGATCGAGCGCTACCAAGCCGTGGTGCTGGGCAGCGGCGTCTACGCCGGCCACTGGCTCAAGGGAGCCGTTGCGTTCCTCGAAGCGAACGAAACTGCACTCGCCCGGCGGCCGGTCTGGCTGTTCTCCAGCGGGCCGACCGGCGAAGGCGATCCGGTGGAGATCCTGGATGGCTGGCGTTTCCCACACGCCCAGCAGGCCATCGCCGACCGCATCCAGCCTCAAGACATCGCCGTGTTCCACGGCAAGATTGATCTAAGCACGCTGCACCTGGGCGACAAACTGATCATCAAGGCGGTCAAAGCCAAGGTGGGCGATTATCGCGACTGGGAAGCGATCGAAGCCTGGGCTGGCAAGATCGCCCAACAGCTCGTCAAACCGGAGCTGAGCGCCAGCGTCGTGTAA
- a CDS encoding acetylxylan esterase produces MAFFDFPLDQLKTYRPDRNEPSDFDAFWHRTLDEARAHPLDPHFEPVDFGLRNVETFDVTFNGYGGQPIKGWLILPKHRTGKLPCVVEFIGYGGGRSYPTSWLLWSAAGYAHLVMDTRGQGSTWSHGDTPDPEPEGSNPHHPGFMTRGVLKPETYYYRRVFTDGCRAIEAAQSFDAIDPERIAATGGSQGGGITIAVAGLMPAVKVAMPDVPFLCHFRRAATLIDSSPYIELQRFLIAQRDKVDRVFATLSYFDGVNFAARARAKALFSVGLMDDICPPSTVFAAYNHWAGEKDIRIYEFNRHEGGGEYQTVEKVKFLRTIW; encoded by the coding sequence ATGGCATTCTTCGACTTTCCACTGGATCAACTCAAGACCTATCGCCCTGATCGCAATGAACCATCCGACTTCGACGCCTTCTGGCATCGCACGCTGGACGAAGCGCGCGCGCATCCGCTCGACCCACACTTCGAGCCGGTGGACTTCGGGCTGCGCAACGTAGAGACGTTCGACGTCACCTTCAACGGTTACGGCGGCCAGCCGATCAAGGGCTGGCTGATCCTGCCTAAACATCGCACCGGCAAGCTGCCCTGCGTCGTCGAGTTCATCGGCTACGGCGGTGGGCGCAGCTACCCCACGAGCTGGTTGTTGTGGAGCGCAGCCGGCTATGCCCACCTGGTCATGGACACGCGCGGCCAGGGCAGCACCTGGAGCCACGGCGACACACCTGACCCTGAGCCGGAGGGCAGCAACCCGCATCATCCCGGCTTCATGACCCGCGGCGTATTGAAGCCGGAGACGTATTACTACCGGCGCGTATTCACCGACGGCTGCCGGGCCATCGAGGCTGCGCAGTCATTCGACGCCATAGACCCGGAGCGCATCGCGGCGACCGGCGGCAGCCAGGGCGGCGGCATCACCATCGCCGTCGCCGGGCTCATGCCTGCTGTCAAGGTCGCGATGCCGGATGTGCCGTTCCTGTGCCACTTCCGGCGCGCCGCAACGCTGATAGACAGCAGCCCCTACATCGAGCTGCAACGCTTCCTCATCGCCCAACGTGACAAGGTAGACCGCGTCTTTGCCACACTGAGCTACTTCGACGGGGTCAACTTCGCCGCCCGCGCACGGGCAAAAGCCTTGTTCTCCGTCGGTCTGATGGACGACATTTGCCCGCCGTCAACCGTGTTCGCTGCCTACAACCACTGGGCCGGTGAGAAAGACATCCGAATCTACGAGTTCAACCGGCACGAAGGAGGCGGCGAATACCAGACTGTGGAGAAGGTGAAGTTCCTGCGCACAATCTGGTAA
- a CDS encoding pyruvate-flavodoxin oxidoreductase, producing MPASRELVTIDGNEAAAYVAYKTNEVIAIYPITPSSPMSELADQWSSLSERNLWGSVPIVQEMQSEGGAAGAIHGALQAGALATTFTSSQGLLLMIPNMYKIAGELTSTVFHIAARSLATHALSIFGDHSDVMATRSTGWAMLFANSVQEVMDFALIAQASTLAARVPFLHVFDGFRTSHEIMKIERLSESDIRAMIDDDLVQAHRRRALSPDHPFIRGTAHNPDTYFQAREAVNPFYLAVPEIVQRTMDEFAALVGRQYRLFDYAGAPDAERVIVMMGSGCEVTEATVNYLVERGEKVGLVKVRLYRPFSAERFVAALPPTVKAIAVLDRTKEPGAIGEPLYQDVIGALAEQRWSADGAAKPWPVVIGGRYGLSSKEFTPAMAKAIFDELAQPQPKNHFTIGIHDDVTFSSLDYDPTFDIEPDDTVRAIFWGLGADGTVGANKNSIKIIGEQTDNYAQGYFVYDSKKSGARTISHLRFGPRPIHAPYLISRANFVAVHQFGFLDRYDVLEQAIPGATLLLNSPFPAEETWDHLPRKVQEQILAKRLKVWVIDAYQVAREAGMGNRINTVMQVCFFAVSGVLPRKEAITKIKEAIRKTYGKRGEAVVQRNFAAVDATLEHLHEMPIPEPVRLSEVPPPPIVPPHAPEFVQQVTATMMAGRGDQLPVSAFPVDGTYPSGTAQWEKRNIAQEVPVWDPDICIQCGKCVYVCPHAVIRAKVVEPELLANAPPTFKSTDARWKELPGKKYVLQVAVEDCTGCALCVEACPVKDKRQTGRKAINMAPQLPIRESEAANWEFFKRLPDYPRTDGIHFNNVKNVQLLQPLFEFSGACAGCGETPYLSLLTRLFGDRLYIANATGCSSIYGGNLPTTPWTYDAHGRGPAWSNSLFEDNAEFGLGMRLALDKQTHAARELVAALRDVIGPELADALLNADQSTEQGIVAQRARVDELRRRLEQLSPTSPDLQSQIANLLSLANMLVKKSVWIVGGDGWAYDIGYGGLDHVLASGQNVKLLVLDTEVYSNTGGQASKATPLGAVAKFAAAGKHTRKKDLGMMAMSYGNVYVAQVAMGANDAQTIKAFLEAEAYDGPALIIAYSHCIAHGIDMAKGLHQQKLATDSGYWPLYRYNPALRAEGKNSLQLDSSAPKIPFKDYAYNETRYRMLQQSHPEEAEALMRAAQEVINEHWHRYEALALSESGNGTPAHEKARAEV from the coding sequence ATGCCTGCGTCACGAGAACTCGTCACGATTGATGGCAACGAGGCCGCCGCTTATGTGGCCTACAAGACCAACGAAGTTATTGCCATCTACCCGATCACTCCCTCTTCGCCGATGAGCGAGCTGGCCGACCAGTGGAGCTCGCTAAGCGAACGCAACCTATGGGGCAGCGTGCCGATCGTCCAGGAGATGCAATCTGAGGGCGGCGCTGCCGGCGCGATTCATGGCGCGCTGCAGGCCGGCGCGCTGGCGACCACGTTCACATCCAGCCAAGGTTTGCTGCTGATGATCCCGAACATGTACAAGATCGCCGGCGAGCTGACCAGCACGGTATTCCACATCGCGGCGCGCAGCCTGGCCACGCATGCGTTGTCCATCTTCGGCGACCACAGCGACGTGATGGCCACGCGCTCCACCGGCTGGGCGATGTTGTTCGCCAACTCGGTGCAGGAGGTGATGGACTTTGCGCTGATCGCCCAGGCCAGCACGCTGGCAGCGCGCGTACCGTTCTTGCACGTGTTCGACGGCTTCCGCACCTCACACGAAATCATGAAGATCGAGCGGTTGTCCGAAAGCGACATCCGCGCCATGATTGACGACGATCTGGTTCAAGCACACCGTCGGCGGGCGCTCTCGCCCGATCACCCCTTCATCCGCGGCACGGCGCACAACCCTGACACCTACTTCCAAGCTCGCGAGGCGGTCAATCCCTTCTACCTCGCCGTGCCGGAGATCGTGCAACGCACGATGGACGAGTTCGCGGCGCTGGTCGGCCGGCAATATCGGCTGTTCGACTACGCCGGCGCGCCGGACGCCGAGCGCGTGATCGTGATGATGGGTTCGGGCTGCGAGGTGACCGAGGCCACGGTGAACTACCTGGTCGAGCGCGGCGAGAAGGTCGGTCTGGTCAAGGTGCGGCTGTATCGCCCGTTCTCCGCCGAACGCTTCGTCGCCGCGCTCCCGCCAACGGTGAAAGCCATCGCCGTGCTCGACCGCACCAAGGAACCGGGCGCAATCGGCGAACCGCTTTACCAAGACGTGATAGGCGCGCTCGCAGAGCAGCGCTGGAGCGCCGACGGCGCGGCGAAACCCTGGCCGGTCGTCATCGGCGGGCGCTACGGCTTGTCGTCGAAGGAGTTCACGCCGGCGATGGCGAAGGCAATCTTCGACGAATTGGCTCAGCCGCAGCCGAAGAACCACTTCACCATCGGCATTCACGACGATGTGACGTTCAGCAGCCTGGACTACGATCCGACGTTCGACATCGAGCCGGACGACACGGTGCGCGCCATCTTCTGGGGGCTGGGCGCAGACGGCACCGTGGGCGCAAACAAGAACTCGATCAAGATCATCGGTGAACAGACGGACAACTACGCGCAAGGCTACTTCGTGTACGACTCGAAGAAATCCGGCGCGCGCACGATCTCGCACCTGCGCTTCGGCCCGCGGCCCATCCACGCGCCCTACCTGATCTCGCGGGCGAACTTCGTCGCCGTGCACCAGTTCGGCTTTCTGGACCGCTACGACGTGCTCGAACAGGCCATCCCCGGCGCGACGCTGCTGCTGAACAGCCCATTCCCGGCAGAGGAAACCTGGGATCACCTGCCGCGCAAGGTGCAAGAGCAAATTCTGGCCAAGCGGCTGAAGGTGTGGGTAATCGACGCCTACCAGGTAGCCCGCGAAGCCGGCATGGGCAATCGCATCAACACGGTGATGCAGGTGTGCTTCTTCGCCGTCAGCGGCGTGCTGCCGCGCAAAGAAGCCATCACCAAGATCAAAGAGGCCATTCGCAAGACCTACGGCAAGCGTGGCGAGGCAGTGGTGCAGCGCAACTTCGCCGCAGTGGACGCGACGCTGGAGCATTTGCACGAGATGCCCATCCCCGAACCGGTGCGGTTGAGCGAGGTGCCCCCGCCGCCGATCGTGCCGCCGCACGCGCCGGAGTTCGTTCAGCAGGTGACGGCGACGATGATGGCCGGCCGGGGCGACCAGTTGCCGGTGAGCGCCTTCCCGGTGGACGGCACGTACCCCAGCGGCACGGCGCAATGGGAGAAGCGCAACATCGCCCAGGAAGTGCCGGTGTGGGACCCGGACATCTGCATCCAGTGCGGCAAATGCGTCTATGTTTGTCCGCACGCCGTGATCCGCGCGAAGGTCGTTGAGCCGGAGCTGTTGGCGAACGCGCCGCCCACCTTCAAATCCACCGATGCGCGCTGGAAGGAGCTGCCCGGCAAGAAGTATGTGCTCCAGGTCGCCGTGGAAGACTGCACCGGCTGCGCCTTGTGCGTGGAGGCCTGCCCGGTGAAGGACAAGCGCCAGACCGGCCGCAAGGCCATCAACATGGCCCCGCAGTTGCCGATCCGCGAGTCCGAGGCGGCCAATTGGGAGTTCTTCAAGCGCCTGCCGGACTACCCGCGCACCGACGGCATCCACTTCAACAACGTCAAGAACGTGCAGTTGCTCCAGCCGCTGTTTGAGTTCAGCGGCGCGTGCGCCGGCTGCGGCGAGACGCCGTATCTGTCGTTGCTAACGCGCCTGTTCGGCGACCGGCTCTACATCGCCAACGCGACCGGCTGCTCCAGCATCTACGGCGGCAACCTGCCCACCACGCCTTGGACATACGACGCGCACGGGCGCGGTCCGGCCTGGAGCAACTCGCTGTTCGAGGACAACGCCGAGTTCGGCCTGGGCATGCGGCTGGCCTTGGATAAGCAGACCCATGCCGCCAGGGAACTGGTCGCCGCGCTGCGCGATGTCATCGGGCCGGAGCTGGCCGACGCGCTGCTGAACGCCGACCAATCTACCGAGCAAGGTATCGTTGCACAACGCGCCCGCGTGGACGAGCTACGCCGCCGGCTGGAGCAGCTGAGCCCGACATCACCCGATCTCCAATCTCAAATCGCCAATCTCTTGAGCCTCGCCAATATGCTGGTGAAGAAATCGGTGTGGATCGTCGGCGGCGATGGCTGGGCCTATGATATCGGCTATGGCGGCCTCGACCACGTGTTGGCCAGCGGACAAAACGTGAAGCTGCTGGTGTTAGATACCGAAGTGTATTCCAACACCGGCGGCCAGGCATCCAAAGCCACCCCGCTGGGCGCTGTGGCCAAATTCGCCGCCGCCGGCAAGCACACACGCAAGAAAGACCTGGGCATGATGGCAATGAGCTACGGCAACGTCTACGTGGCACAGGTCGCCATGGGCGCCAACGATGCACAGACCATCAAAGCCTTCCTGGAGGCCGAAGCCTACGATGGCCCCGCCCTCATCATCGCCTACAGCCACTGCATCGCGCACGGAATAGACATGGCCAAGGGGCTACACCAACAAAAGCTCGCCACCGACTCCGGCTACTGGCCGCTGTATCGCTATAACCCAGCGCTGCGCGCCGAAGGCAAGAATTCACTCCAGCTCGACAGCAGTGCGCCGAAGATCCCCTTCAAGGACTACGCCTACAACGAGACGCGCTATCGCATGCTGCAACAGAGCCACCCGGAGGAGGCTGAGGCGCTGATGCGCGCCGCGCAGGAAGTGATCAACGAACATTGGCACCGCTACGAGGCGCTAGCGCTGTCAGAGAGCGGCAATGGCACGCCGGCGCACGAGAAGGCACGCGCCGAGGTGTGA
- a CDS encoding alpha-glucosidase/alpha-galactosidase has product MPKITLIGAGSTVFAKNLLGDILSFPELADAHISLFDIDPERLRTSEIVARKVAEKLGAKPKIEATQDRRCALDGADYAISMFQIGGYKPSTVIDFEVPKKYGLRQTIADTLGVGGIMRALRTIPVFLDICREMESLCPHVTFLQYVNPMAMNCWAISRATKIKTVGLCHSVQGTAEQLAWDIGVPIEEINYVCAGINHMAFYLKFERNGEDLYPRIREVLEAGKQPTWNLVRYEVFKHFGYFVTESSEHFSEYVPWFIKRDRPDLIDRFNIPLDEYIRRCEAQIAGWQAMRARLEGGEDIEVRRSHEYGSLIIHSMETGQPRVIYGNVPNEGLIDNLPQGCCVEVPVLVDKNGLQPTKIGRLPPQLAALMRTNINVQELTVEAALTGQRDYIYQAAYLDPHTAAELDLNQIRALMDDLIAAHAATGLLPHFN; this is encoded by the coding sequence ATGCCAAAGATTACTTTGATCGGCGCCGGCAGCACGGTGTTTGCCAAGAATCTGCTCGGCGACATCCTAAGCTTCCCCGAATTGGCCGACGCGCACATCAGTTTGTTCGACATTGACCCGGAGCGTTTGCGCACTTCGGAGATCGTGGCCCGTAAAGTGGCCGAAAAGCTGGGCGCAAAGCCGAAGATCGAAGCAACTCAAGATCGGCGCTGCGCCCTCGACGGCGCGGACTACGCCATCAGCATGTTCCAGATCGGCGGCTACAAACCGAGCACGGTGATTGACTTCGAGGTGCCTAAGAAGTATGGCCTGCGCCAGACGATCGCCGACACGTTGGGCGTCGGTGGGATCATGCGCGCGTTGCGCACCATCCCGGTCTTCCTCGACATCTGCCGCGAGATGGAATCGCTGTGCCCGCACGTGACCTTCCTGCAATACGTCAACCCGATGGCGATGAACTGTTGGGCCATCAGCCGGGCGACAAAGATCAAGACGGTCGGCCTGTGCCACAGCGTGCAGGGCACCGCCGAACAATTGGCTTGGGACATCGGCGTGCCGATCGAGGAGATCAACTATGTGTGCGCCGGCATCAACCACATGGCCTTCTATCTGAAGTTCGAGCGCAACGGCGAAGACCTCTACCCGCGCATCCGCGAGGTGCTGGAGGCGGGCAAGCAGCCGACGTGGAACTTGGTGCGCTACGAAGTGTTCAAGCACTTCGGCTATTTCGTCACCGAGTCCAGCGAGCACTTCAGCGAATATGTGCCGTGGTTCATCAAGCGCGACCGGCCGGACCTGATAGACCGGTTCAACATTCCCCTCGACGAATACATCCGCCGGTGCGAGGCGCAGATCGCCGGTTGGCAGGCCATGCGCGCCCGGTTGGAGGGCGGCGAGGACATCGAGGTGCGCCGCAGCCACGAATACGGCTCGCTCATCATCCACAGCATGGAGACCGGCCAGCCGCGCGTGATCTACGGCAACGTGCCGAACGAGGGTCTGATTGACAACTTGCCACAAGGCTGCTGTGTGGAGGTGCCGGTGCTGGTGGATAAGAACGGCCTACAGCCGACCAAGATCGGCAGGCTGCCGCCGCAGCTCGCCGCGCTGATGCGCACCAACATCAACGTGCAGGAGCTGACCGTCGAGGCGGCGCTCACCGGCCAGCGCGATTACATCTATCAGGCCGCCTACCTTGACCCGCACACGGCTGCCGAGTTGGATCTGAACCAGATTCGCGCGCTGATGGATGATCTGATCGCTGCGCACGCAGCGACCGGCCTATTGCCGCACTTCAACTGA
- a CDS encoding ATP-dependent protease, producing the protein MSRRLIPAELRRIINQSELGIHTTAECAPLEGVIGQPRAVSALEFGLGIRDAGFNIYVSGPHGIGKMSAVKSFLEGEARRRPAPCDWCYINNFDDSYQPIAIRLPAGQARVFQQEMKSLVEHVRRELPKALESEEFANKRDALLKELEVGRANTLGELSAKLEAAGFGMQVMPTGIMTLPVRHGRPLTDEDFARMTEEERAAYKARSEMVQHEVRAAMKQVRDLERQVQERLQQLSRQAAMAVLGGSLEDLIEKYADQPEVIAYLEAVRDDMLDNIELFKPGSPAPEGVSALFAPWMQDLPFRKYAVNILIDNGKAKGAPVVVESSPTYANLLGRIEKESQFGALYTDFTMIKAGALHHANGGYLVLRVEDLLREPYSWDGLKRCINAGEIQIEELTDRLGFLSAKTLRPQPIPLDVKVILIGQPLHYQLLHAYDADFAELFKVRVDFDTRMPNEPGNVRDTLSLLRMLCEREGYRHLDSAAAAKLLEHAARMAEDQSKLSTHFGTLLDIVREANLYAERDGAGIIEARHIRQALDQQFYRSSMIQERLQEMILRNMLLIETRGAVVGQVNGLTIFTLGDYEFGLPSRITASVEPGSKGVIDIEREVELGGPIHSKGVMILSGYLSYRYGQDKPLSLSARLVFEQSYQAVEGDSASSAELYALLSALACLPVKQSIAVTGSVNQHGEVQVIGGVNEKIEGFFDVCKARGLTGEQGVLIPEGNVQHLMLREDVVEAVARGEFHVWSVRNVDEGIEILTDQPASQVHAQVEQRLRAFGQSLRQLATPEHSLEPRPSIGLSPTSTS; encoded by the coding sequence GTGAGCAGACGACTGATCCCCGCTGAGCTGCGACGCATCATCAACCAGAGCGAGCTTGGCATCCACACCACTGCCGAATGTGCGCCGCTTGAAGGCGTGATCGGCCAGCCACGCGCCGTGTCCGCGCTGGAGTTCGGTCTGGGCATTCGCGACGCCGGCTTCAACATCTACGTTTCCGGACCACACGGCATCGGCAAAATGTCGGCGGTCAAGTCCTTCCTCGAAGGCGAAGCGCGCCGGCGACCTGCGCCCTGCGATTGGTGCTACATCAACAACTTCGACGACTCGTATCAACCGATCGCCATTCGTCTGCCTGCCGGACAGGCGCGCGTCTTTCAGCAGGAGATGAAATCGCTGGTCGAACATGTTCGCCGCGAGCTGCCCAAAGCGCTCGAGTCGGAGGAATTCGCCAACAAGCGAGACGCGCTTCTTAAAGAGCTGGAGGTCGGGCGAGCCAACACGCTCGGCGAACTGAGCGCCAAGCTGGAAGCCGCAGGCTTCGGCATGCAAGTGATGCCGACAGGCATCATGACGCTGCCGGTGAGGCACGGCAGACCGTTGACCGACGAAGACTTCGCCCGCATGACGGAGGAAGAACGCGCCGCATACAAAGCGCGCAGCGAGATGGTGCAACACGAAGTGCGCGCGGCGATGAAACAGGTGCGCGACTTGGAACGACAGGTGCAGGAACGGTTGCAGCAACTCAGCCGGCAGGCGGCGATGGCTGTGCTGGGTGGATCGCTCGAAGACCTGATCGAGAAATATGCCGATCAGCCTGAGGTCATCGCGTATCTAGAAGCGGTACGAGACGACATGCTTGACAACATCGAGCTGTTCAAGCCCGGCAGCCCGGCGCCTGAGGGCGTAAGCGCGCTATTCGCGCCCTGGATGCAGGACCTGCCATTCCGCAAATACGCCGTCAACATCCTGATAGACAACGGCAAAGCCAAGGGCGCGCCGGTCGTCGTGGAATCGAGCCCGACCTATGCAAATCTACTCGGCCGCATCGAGAAAGAAAGCCAGTTCGGTGCGCTGTACACCGACTTCACCATGATCAAAGCCGGCGCGCTGCATCACGCCAACGGCGGATACCTCGTGCTGCGCGTCGAAGACTTGCTGCGCGAGCCATACAGTTGGGACGGGCTGAAGCGGTGCATCAATGCCGGCGAGATCCAGATCGAAGAGCTGACGGATCGGCTCGGCTTCCTCTCGGCCAAGACCCTTCGGCCGCAGCCGATTCCGCTCGACGTCAAGGTCATCCTGATCGGCCAACCGCTGCACTATCAACTGTTGCACGCTTACGACGCCGACTTCGCCGAGCTGTTCAAGGTGAGAGTGGATTTCGACACGCGCATGCCGAACGAGCCGGGCAACGTGCGCGACACGCTGTCGCTATTGCGCATGTTGTGCGAGCGCGAGGGCTACCGCCATCTGGACAGCGCCGCTGCCGCCAAACTACTCGAACACGCTGCACGTATGGCCGAGGATCAATCCAAGCTCTCGACCCACTTCGGCACGCTGCTCGACATCGTGCGCGAAGCGAACCTATACGCAGAGCGAGACGGCGCCGGCATTATTGAGGCCCGCCACATTCGACAAGCACTCGATCAGCAGTTCTATCGCTCGAGCATGATCCAGGAACGCCTGCAAGAGATGATCCTGCGCAACATGCTGTTGATCGAGACGCGCGGCGCAGTCGTCGGCCAGGTGAACGGCCTGACGATATTCACGCTCGGCGACTACGAGTTTGGCCTGCCCAGCCGCATCACGGCCAGCGTCGAGCCTGGCAGCAAGGGCGTCATTGACATCGAACGCGAGGTCGAGCTTGGCGGCCCGATCCACAGCAAAGGCGTGATGATCCTCAGCGGTTATCTCTCGTACCGATACGGCCAGGACAAGCCGTTGAGCCTGTCGGCGCGGCTCGTGTTCGAGCAGAGCTATCAGGCCGTCGAAGGTGACAGCGCATCATCGGCGGAGTTGTATGCGTTGCTCTCTGCGCTGGCTTGCTTACCGGTCAAACAGTCCATCGCCGTCACCGGCTCGGTGAACCAACACGGCGAAGTGCAGGTGATCGGTGGCGTGAACGAGAAGATCGAAGGGTTCTTCGACGTTTGCAAGGCACGCGGCCTGACGGGCGAGCAGGGCGTGCTCATCCCCGAAGGCAACGTGCAGCACCTCATGCTGCGCGAGGACGTGGTCGAAGCCGTCGCGCGCGGCGAGTTTCACGTTTGGTCGGTGAGGAACGTAGACGAGGGCATCGAAATCCTGACCGACCAGCCGGCCAGCCAGGTACACGCGCAAGTGGAGCAGCGGCTGAGAGCCTTCGGCCAAAGCCTCAGACAGCTCGCTACCCCGGAACATTCCCTCGAGCCCAGGCCGTCCATCGGCCTTTCGCCCACATCAACAAGTTGA
- a CDS encoding threonine synthase translates to MNPHLIGLRCSLCGATHAPDEVTYTCPKDNGNLDAIYDYAHLARHLDPRAITHNPDRSIWRYAPLLPVVPPAPPHTLLASLGGSPLYRAPVIERELGIRAVWMKDDSRLPSSSFKDRASAMVIARAMEMGVKTICVASTGNAAAALAALCAGTDLQAVIFVPESTPEAKLAGILIHGAQVYTVRGSYNDAVALAEAACREFGWYNRSTGVNPYTREGKKTAGFEIAEQLALLGDRGTEGTGVRAPDVVIVPVGDGNIISGVHKGFWELHVLGWIARVPRFIGVTATLSPSFYRAWQSGGERFETIPSQTIASGIGTDRPCDGVMALRAIRNTGGVVIEATDEEMLDAMRALATKSGVFVEPACAAAYVGLVKGRHLGVIGGDEEVVLQLTGSGFKDVRSALRAAGKPIRVESLADIRP, encoded by the coding sequence ATGAACCCCCACCTCATCGGACTTCGGTGCTCACTTTGCGGCGCAACGCACGCTCCCGACGAAGTCACCTATACCTGCCCAAAAGATAACGGCAACCTAGACGCAATTTACGACTATGCGCACCTGGCGCGGCATCTCGATCCGCGCGCCATCACGCACAACCCCGATCGCTCGATCTGGCGCTACGCTCCACTCTTGCCCGTCGTCCCTCCGGCGCCGCCGCATACGCTACTTGCCTCGCTCGGCGGGTCGCCGCTGTACCGCGCGCCGGTGATCGAGCGCGAGCTGGGCATACGCGCCGTGTGGATGAAAGACGATTCGCGCTTGCCCAGCTCATCGTTCAAAGACCGCGCCAGCGCGATGGTCATCGCGCGCGCGATGGAAATGGGCGTCAAGACGATCTGTGTCGCTTCCACCGGCAACGCTGCCGCGGCGCTGGCCGCGCTGTGCGCCGGCACCGACCTGCAGGCCGTGATCTTCGTGCCGGAGAGCACGCCGGAGGCCAAGTTAGCCGGCATCTTGATCCACGGGGCGCAGGTATATACGGTGCGCGGGTCGTACAACGACGCGGTCGCGCTGGCCGAGGCAGCCTGCCGCGAGTTTGGCTGGTACAACCGCAGCACCGGCGTGAACCCTTACACGCGCGAGGGCAAGAAGACCGCCGGCTTCGAGATTGCGGAGCAGCTTGCGCTGCTGGGGGACAGGGGGACAGAGGGGACGGGGGTTCGTGCGCCAGATGTCGTGATTGTGCCGGTCGGCGACGGCAACATCATCAGCGGCGTGCACAAGGGGTTTTGGGAGCTTCACGTGCTCGGCTGGATCGCGCGCGTGCCGCGCTTCATCGGCGTCACGGCGACGCTCTCGCCGTCGTTCTACCGCGCTTGGCAATCGGGCGGCGAGCGGTTCGAGACGATCCCGTCGCAGACCATCGCCAGCGGCATCGGCACCGACCGGCCATGCGACGGGGTGATGGCTCTGCGCGCCATTCGCAACACCGGCGGCGTCGTCATCGAAGCGACCGACGAAGAGATGCTGGATGCCATGCGCGCGCTGGCCACCAAGTCCGGCGTGTTCGTCGAGCCGGCCTGCGCGGCGGCATACGTCGGCCTGGTCAAGGGTCGGCACCTGGGGGTGATCGGCGGCGATGAGGAAGTCGTGCTTCAGCTTACCGGCAGCGGCTTCAAGGACGTGCGCTCGGCGCTGCGCGCTGCCGGCAAGCCGATCCGCGTAGAATCGCTTGCCGACATTCGGCCTTGA